A window of Castanea sativa cultivar Marrone di Chiusa Pesio chromosome 1, ASM4071231v1 contains these coding sequences:
- the LOC142617792 gene encoding uncharacterized protein LOC142617792 isoform X2, with the protein MKKPSCFCTIFTQVSLCFALYLALNLGQPIYSNRSDGRALDLYFISVRGGFRPLKQQTQLLKLMEKVAKVYNVSFVVNTSELGEDDPLMQNGTTLFPSLNVPWFTTRTSKGHGVSYFHEQIKIPFGNTLDIIGVDTGSLQDSMLKGPSREIGQNQLHWLTKTLEATCCNWRMVVGFHPLAVCEENKEQVEAKQFFEPLHHIFVKFGVNVYLSGQGCSKHVNHGNVAYIGNPSPRENESYLTSVKGKSVFNGELVNGFLLHKVSSLEIVIYFINSAGEVVHKTVLQQTGKEVM; encoded by the exons atgaagaagccATCTTGTTTTTGTACTATTTTCACACAGGTGTCTCTTTGCTTTGCTCTCTACCTTGCTCTCAACTTGGGTCAGCCTATTTACAGCAATAGAAGTGATGGCAGAGCTCTTGATCTTTACTTTATCAGCGTTAGAGGGGGTTTCAGACCTCTTAAGCAGCAAACCCAGCTTCTAAAACTG ATGGAGAAAGTGGCAAAGGTTTACAATGTGAGCTTTGTGGTGAACACTAGTGAGCTGGGAGAAGACGATCCACTTATGCAGAAT GGTACTACGCTTTTCCCATCACTGAATGTTCCCTG GTTTACTACTAGAACATCTAAAGGACATGGAGTAAGTTACTTCCATGAGCAGATAAAGATACCTTTCGGGAATACTTTAGACATTATTGGTGTGGATACTGGGTCATTACAG gattCAATGCTCAAAGGACCATCAAGAGAAATTGGACAAAATCAGTTACATTGGCTGACAAAGACACTAGAAGCAACCTGTTGTAACTG GCGTATGGTTGTTGGATTCCACCCGTTGGCCGTTTGTGAAGAGAACAAAGAGCAAGTGGAGGCAAAGCAATTTTTTGAGCCTCTACATcatatttttgtgaaatttggaGTT AATGTGTATCTAAGTGGGCAGGGTTGTTCTAAACATGTCAATCATGGTAATGTAGCTTACATTGGGAATCCTTCACCAAGAGAGAATGAATCATATCTTACATCTGTGAAGGGAAAGTCAGTCTTTAATGG AGAATTGGTTAATGGGTTTCTTCTTCACAAAGTCAGCTCTCTAGAGATT GTAATCTACTTTATTAACTCGGCTGGGGAAGTTGTGCATAAAACTGTACTCCAACAGACGGGTAAGGAGGtgatgtaa
- the LOC142617792 gene encoding uncharacterized protein LOC142617792 isoform X1 — protein MKKPSCFCTIFTQVSLCFALYLALNLGQPIYSNRSDGRALDLYFISVRGGFRPLKQQTQLLKLMEKVAKVYNVSFVVNTSELGEDDPLMQNGTTLFPSLNVPWFTTRTSKGHGVSYFHEQIKIPFGNTLDIIGVDTGSLQDSMLKGPSREIGQNQLHWLTKTLEATCCNWRMVVGFHPLAVCEENKEQVEAKQFFEPLHHIFVKFGVNVYLSGQGCSKHVNHGNVAYIGNPSPRENESYLTSVKGKSVFNGELVNGFLLHKVSSLEIVGLQYFCTMNMSLKILGIFGQLASLN, from the exons atgaagaagccATCTTGTTTTTGTACTATTTTCACACAGGTGTCTCTTTGCTTTGCTCTCTACCTTGCTCTCAACTTGGGTCAGCCTATTTACAGCAATAGAAGTGATGGCAGAGCTCTTGATCTTTACTTTATCAGCGTTAGAGGGGGTTTCAGACCTCTTAAGCAGCAAACCCAGCTTCTAAAACTG ATGGAGAAAGTGGCAAAGGTTTACAATGTGAGCTTTGTGGTGAACACTAGTGAGCTGGGAGAAGACGATCCACTTATGCAGAAT GGTACTACGCTTTTCCCATCACTGAATGTTCCCTG GTTTACTACTAGAACATCTAAAGGACATGGAGTAAGTTACTTCCATGAGCAGATAAAGATACCTTTCGGGAATACTTTAGACATTATTGGTGTGGATACTGGGTCATTACAG gattCAATGCTCAAAGGACCATCAAGAGAAATTGGACAAAATCAGTTACATTGGCTGACAAAGACACTAGAAGCAACCTGTTGTAACTG GCGTATGGTTGTTGGATTCCACCCGTTGGCCGTTTGTGAAGAGAACAAAGAGCAAGTGGAGGCAAAGCAATTTTTTGAGCCTCTACATcatatttttgtgaaatttggaGTT AATGTGTATCTAAGTGGGCAGGGTTGTTCTAAACATGTCAATCATGGTAATGTAGCTTACATTGGGAATCCTTCACCAAGAGAGAATGAATCATATCTTACATCTGTGAAGGGAAAGTCAGTCTTTAATGG AGAATTGGTTAATGGGTTTCTTCTTCACAAAGTCAGCTCTCTAGAGATTGTGGGTCTTCAATATTTCTGCACTATGAATATgtctttaaaaattttgggtATCTTTGGACAATTGGCAAGTTTGAATTAG
- the LOC142617808 gene encoding ABC transporter I family member 1: protein MSLRKPPIPRLLLNNVSCMRNAQQILRHVNVSLHDGGALVLTGTNGSGKTTFLRMLAGFSKPSAGQILWNGHDITQSGVFHQYKLQLNWLSLKDAIKEKFTVLDNVQWFEVLEGKQGNSMPALELMGLGRLAKEKARLLSMGQRKRLQLARLLALDRPIWLLDEPSVALDDDGVKLLEYIISEHRKKGGIVIVATHLPIKMEDAMYLRLPPRFPRRITLVDMLDRADF, encoded by the coding sequence ATGTCTCTCAGAAAACCGCCTATCCCACGTCTCCTCCTCAACAATGTCTCCTGCATGAGAAATGCCCAGCAAATACTGCGACATGTAAATGTATCCCTTCACGACGGTGGAGCACTTGTGCTTACAGGCACCAATGGTTCAGGCAAGACCACTTTTCTCCGTATGTTAGCTGGATTTTCTAAACCTTCTGCTGGTCAGATCCTATGGAATGGTCATGACATTACACAATCAGGAGTGTTCCACCAGTACAAGCTTCAGCTCAATTGGCTCTCCCTGAAAGATGCCATCAAAGAGAAGTTTACAGTCCTTGACAATGTTCAATGGTTTGAAGTTCTTGAAGGTAAGCAAGGGAACTCTATGCCTGCATTGGAGCTGATGGGTCTTGGACGGTTGGCAAAGGAGAAGGCAAGATTGCTGTCAATGGGCCAACGGAAAAGGCTGCAGCTTGCAAGGCTGCTGGCACTGGATCGGCCGATTTGGTTGCTTGATGAGCCTTCAGTTGCATTAGATGATGATGGCGTGAAGTTACTTGAGTATATCATTTCTGAGCATAGAAAGAAGGGTGGCATTGTTATTGTGGCAACACATCTGCCAATTAAGATGGAAGATGCCATGTATCTGCGGCTGCCACCAAGGTTCCCGAGAAGGATTACATTGGTAGATATGCTTGATCGTGCAGACTTCTAA